The following are from one region of the Chryseobacterium shigense genome:
- a CDS encoding aminotransferase class IV, giving the protein MSQFIESIKIEDQEIFLLELHQKRINQTFAHFGKEGSIDVAKIFKNLEHDEDGLFKLRLSYDLDKRVRTMMIPYAIPEIHSFQLVENNSFDYSFKFEDRKELDKMKMKSKAEEIIIVKNNHITDTSFSNILFLKGKDWFTPATYLLNGVQRQNLLKNKKIKETEITLQNIKQFSHFQLINAMNDFDDMFIYPIDRITNLPGNEEYLDL; this is encoded by the coding sequence ATGTCCCAATTCATTGAAAGCATAAAAATAGAAGACCAGGAGATATTTCTTTTGGAACTACATCAGAAACGCATTAACCAGACTTTTGCCCATTTCGGGAAAGAAGGCTCTATTGACGTGGCCAAAATTTTTAAAAACCTCGAGCATGATGAAGACGGCCTTTTCAAACTGAGGCTTTCCTATGACCTGGATAAAAGGGTACGGACCATGATGATTCCTTATGCCATCCCCGAAATACATAGCTTCCAGCTGGTTGAAAATAACAGCTTCGATTATTCTTTTAAATTCGAAGACCGTAAGGAGCTGGATAAAATGAAAATGAAATCAAAAGCTGAAGAGATTATCATTGTTAAAAATAATCATATCACAGATACCTCTTTTTCCAATATCCTTTTTCTGAAAGGTAAGGACTGGTTTACCCCTGCAACTTATCTCCTGAATGGAGTACAGAGACAGAACCTCCTGAAAAACAAAAAGATAAAAGAAACAGAAATCACCCTTCAGAACATTAAACAGTTTTCTCATTTCCAGCTGATTAATGCTATGAATGATTTTGATGATATGTTCATTTATCCTATTGACAGGATTACCAATTTACCCGGGAACGAGGAATATCTTGATC